A DNA window from Pyrus communis chromosome 3, drPyrComm1.1, whole genome shotgun sequence contains the following coding sequences:
- the LOC137727284 gene encoding WUSCHEL-related homeobox 9-like, whose translation MASSNRHWPSMFKSKPADCSTHHQWQHDISPSLVSNSCHQPSSYSSVGGCGERSPEPKPRWNPKPEQIRILEAIFNSGVVNPPRDEIRKIRAQLQEYGQVGDANVFYWFQNRKSRSKHKLRNLHNSSKQQQTHHRHTHLPISTPVSAATTLNIINAAAPSSSSSSSEKSSPKAPNKAFSMGFSTHDVSINSPIASVNQSTNFFQPHHPHHNEVLPESPFFFPVHQGNINPNLTQGFYFSELANVDHVPNHEQTNNNNIGPCTSLLLSEIMNHGGISGKEYHHQEDQIKAMKNVDNQQHLNYNINVTTSPTTAAAASTVAVPTPMFHNIQGSVGEAGAMAPGGPAKSTVFINDVAFEVGAGPFNVREAFGDDAVLIHSSGQPVLTNEWGLTLHPLHHGSFYYLI comes from the exons ATGGCTTCATCAAACAGACACTGGCCAAGCATGTTCAAGTCCAAGCCTGCTGATTGCAGCACGCACCACCAATGGCAGCATGACATCAGCCCTTCTCTCGTCTCAAACAGCTGCCACCAACCCTCCTCCTACTCCTCAG TGGGAGGGTGTGGAGAACGCAGTCCGGAGCCAAAACCtagatggaacccaaagccggAGCAAATTCGCATACTCGAAGCAATCTTCAACTCCGGGGTGGTGAATCCTCCGAGGGATGAGATCAGGAAGATTAGGGCTCAGCTGCAAGAGTACGGTCAAGTCGGAGACGCCAATGTGTTCTATTGGTTCCAAAACCGAAAGTCAAGAAGCAAGCACAAGCTCCGCAACCTCCACAACTCATCCAAGCAACAACAAACCCATCATCGCCACACCCATCTTCCTATCTCCACGCCCGTCTCCGCAGCCACCACTCTCAATATCATCAATGCCGCCGCCCCTTCGTCGTCCTCCTCGTCCTCTGAAAAATCATCCCCCAAAGCACCAAACAAGGCTTTCTCCATGGGGTTCTCCACTCATGATGTTTCAATCAACTCTCCAATTGCTTCTGTGAACCAAAGCACTAACTTTTTCCAGCCTCACCATCCTCACCACAACGAGGTCTTGCCTGAATCGCCGTTCTTTTTTCCGGTGCATCAGGGCAACATTAATCCTAATTTGACACAAGGGTTTTACTTTTCTGAGCTGGCTAATGTGGATCATGTTCCAAATCATGAGCaaactaataataataacattggGCCTTGCACTAGTCTCCTGCTGAGTGAGATCATGAACCATGGGGGAATATCAGGGAAAGAATATCACCATCAGGAAGATCAGATCAAGGCCATGAAGAATGTGGATAATCAGCAGCATCTGAATTACAATATCAATGTCACCACATCTCCAactactgctgctgctgcttctacTGTTGCTGTTCCAACCCCCATGTTTCACAACATTCAAG GTAGTGTTGGCGAAGCGGGTGCAATGGCTCCGGGAGGTCCGGCGAAATCAACGGTGTTCATAAACGACGTCGCATTCGAGGTGGGTGCGGGTCCCTTCAACGTGCGTGAGGCTTTCGGGGATGACGCCGTTCTCATTCACTCCTCCGGTCAGCCCGTTCTCACCAATGAGTGGGGTCTCACCCTCCACCCTCTCCACCATGGCTCTTTCTATTACCTG ATATAG
- the LOC137729164 gene encoding ras-related protein RABA1f-like yields MGAYRADDDYDYLFKVVLIGDSGVGKSNLLSRFTRNEFSLESKSTIGVEFATRSIRVDDKVVKAQIWDTAGQERYRAITSAYYRGAVGALLVYDVTRHVTFENVERWLKELRDHTDANIVIMLVGNKGDLRHLRAVSTDDAKAFAERENTFFMETSALESMNVDNAFTEVLTQIYRVMSRKALDIGDDPAALPKGQTITVGGKDDVSAVKQVGCCST; encoded by the exons ATGGGGGCGTACAGAGCCGACGACGATTACGATTACTTGTTCAAGGTGGTGCTGATCGGCGACTCTGGCGTCGGAAAATCGAACCTTTTGTCCCGGTTCACGAGGAACGAGTTCAGCCTCGAATCCAAGTCCACCATTGGCGTCGAGTTCGCCACCAGAAGCATTCGGGTCGACGATAAGGTCGTCAAGGCCCAGATTTGGGACACCGCCGGCCAGGAAAG gTATCGTGCAATCACAAGCGCATACTATCGAGGCGCGGTTGGGGCATTACTTGTCTATGACGTTACTCGTCATGTTACATTTGAGAATGTGGAGAGATGGCTGAAGGAGCTTCGCGATCACACAGATGCCAACATTGTGATCATGCTAGTGGGAAACAAGGGAGATCTGCGTCACTTGCGAGCTGTTTCCACTGATGACGCTAAGGCGTTTGCTGAACGAGAGAACACCTTTTTCATGGAAACGTCTGCCCTCGAGTCTATGAACGTCGACAATGCTTTCACCGAAGTGCTGACCCAAATCTACCGCGTTATGAGCCGGAAGGCCCTTGACATTGGGGATGACCCAGCAGCCTTGCCCAAAGGACAAACAATCACTGTCGGGGGAAAGGACGACGTATCAGCTGTGAAGCAAGTCGGGTGTTGCTCTACGTAA